The nucleotide sequence ATGTGGGATTGATTTTTCGGTGTTGATAAGTAGATCATGTCATTTATCTATCACAAATTAATTATTCAGTACTTCAAAAAATTTCAAACTCTTTTAATACTTtctataaaataaatacggagtaaataaGAGTAACAATAAGAGTGCTCTCAACGGATCGATCCTCACCACTGCCCAGCCCACTGCCCTTGTGGGCGCCGATGGCACGGCACCGCCCAGGCGTCCGCCCACCCCATCGTCCTCTCTTTCGTGCTTTTTAATCATATACGTGGACGGAGTAATTTGGTCAAAAATGAccgtttagaaagaaaaaaaaattaaaaattaaattccaacggctatttcaatggttatctttttttttttttttttttttttccatttatgCACTCTATATAAATCACAATCCATTGACTCATTTTACACAACTAAACTACACTCCATTCCAAATTATTTCATTCATCTCTACATTTTATACAATCCTTTTTTTTCCCCAAACAatgagttcaaaaaaaaaaaaaaaaaaaaaaacaaactcaaaCAAAGGCAAATTGAAACAACGCCCTCAAGTTCAAGACCGGAATGCGTTCGGTCGCGACATGATGCAAAATTTGCTTGATCAAACACAACAAAATATCGGGTTTTCTCGCTTtgcattttatttaaattattgtaacgtttttttttattattgtaaCTTTTTTTATTTATAATGAAATTTTAGTTTTATATTAATGGCTTTCatgtttaattttaattatttaattgtttagaaaaaaaataaaaagtaataaaaaaatatgGAAGAAAGGTGTaactgttgggagtgtttagtcctgggtttaGTCATGAGAAGAAAGTGCTGATGTGGCGTTGAGGTGGCGTCTAGTCGTGGAGGACTAAGGCGAAACCATTGGGAGCTCTCTAAGGACGTAAAGTTTTAagtatatattaacaaatatataAACAATAAGTAAAACGTATAATTGTAaagaaataaaaatcattttctatagATAGCCCTTAAGGCTATCTTTAAGAAATTAAAACAGGCAATTTATTATACATTAACAATAACTAACCACTACATGGAAAAAACTGCTCCTTAACTCCCAATATGTACAATTTTTTAGCAAAAAAATATTCTTAATGATAGCTCCAAGGGCTATCACTAGAAAAATCCATGTTATAATGATATTTTGTAAACTAAACGTTATCGTGCTTGTTTCATCATAAGAAATGGTATAACTGCGAATACATAGTACAGTAAGATACATGCAGAATCATAGAAAAGTGAAATAAAAAAACAAGATTTCGTGGAGTTATTATGATCCAAGAAATTATTTTTATGAAATTTCAGAGATCATTCTATATCAAAGAGAAAGTATTTTGTTCAGCGCAATATAATTATTCATGTTTTCAAACTTCAAGGGGTGGCTTGATGATTGGATACTTGGTAATCTTCAAAAGGGATCCAAGTTCAATCCTCACATGCTACATTTTGGGGGCTTgccttttaaaagaaaaaaaaattagtcATGTTTTCAATTGGAGATGTTTCAACATTATTCACTTCCAGTTTCAATTAGTAGAGGAATATATAGTAAAATGATAAACATACCACTAAGGATTATATTTAAACTTTCTtaattttgttataataataataataatatagatatggatagtcaattttggtgtatacatatagtcaattttggtacacaaagtatgtattttttatattgagattttaggctataaatactcatgaatgcaagcattaaacttgcaccatttctcacacttacaaagtgtttctttctttctctccattatcatctttgttcttacacttcattattagtattctaaatcaagaatcaaatcactaaaggtagttataagcctactgaattataacatcaagaatcaaaccactaaaggtagttataagcctactgaattataacatcaagaatcaaaccactaaaggtagttataagcctactgaattataacaaatttatattaattccCATTTTATAATTCTAACCTTTCATGAATAAATATTGTTAACATGTTAAAAGGAAATGTGATATTTAAAAAGGaaagttaatacttcataattaatataaattagtttgaaaatataattataaaaacttTAACTATAGCCCTAAGGCTACATTTATCAATGTCCATATATAAATGTAGAACAGTAATCATCAAATTTGaaatatgtgcatatataattttaattaattaattaaatcgtGAAAAGAAGAGTATAATTAATGGGTTGCCTTATTTGGTATGATGGCCCGAACAGACCTACAACGGTCATTAGTGGGGCCCAGCCAGTTTACACTCCAACAATATTATTTTCAAAGTATATAGGCCGGATACAAGCCCATTGGTCTGAATAATATGTTTCTGTGATGGGCTCAACCGGTTCCAATGCTCTGAACACTTAACATGGTGAATGACTAGCTCAACCTTTATAATCATCAtagtaaatttcgtagtgatgattATTACTTAACTCATACGGAGTAAATGCATTGGAAATTGCAGTAGGATATCATCATTTCACTGGCTACCCAACTCAGTATCATCCATTAAATTTGGACCATAAATATTAAATTTTCATGTGAAGAAAGAATATGGATCAACTTCATACTGTAACCCACAAGCATACCAAAACATCTCAAAAATGATCATGGTCCCCACATGCTGCTATGTACCATAAACCATAAAAGAAAATACTCAAACGCTGGTTTACGTTTTTATTGGCAAAAGAAAATGGTTAACTCTATATAGATGTGGTCATGATGCACTTAATGTAGGCTTTCTAATGATaccatagtcataataataatgtcATATTGTACATTAAAATTTGTCCCATGCCAAACCCGTAGCGCGCCAATGAATACATAcccttctctcttttttttttaagGCAAATGTTATTAAAAATCCAACGAACGTACAACCAAAGAAAATTCTTACAAACTTGATTCACCCAAAAGACACGAAAAAGCACTATATGGGATGTAAAGATAACATCACCAAGCTATACAAACATGAGAACTAGCTAACAAACACGACATACACGACTTTTACATCACTTTAACATCACGACATACTAAGGTACAAGCTAGGATTAGAAATCCAAACCAACCAATCGAACTTTCTTCCTATTGATCTCGAAGTAATCCACTCGAACGTTTTTGCTTGAATCTCGTTTAAAGTCAAATGGGTATTCCAACTTTTACCTTGAAACACCATTTTGTTACGATTTTTCCAAATCAAGTAAAAGCAATTCCAACATACTGCTTGCCACAATTTCTTTCCAAAACACGAGTGAGAGGCATGATTCGGCCCGGTATTATTTGAGATGTCGGCAATGGTGGTACTTGAAAAATTGCCCAAGTTCCACCATTTATACACCCGCTCCCAAATATCAAACACATGCTTACATAAAATGAGAGAATGGTCTACGGATTCGACAACATCATTACATATAGGGCAAAGAACATCATTTAAATCAATACCTCTCTTACCGAGCTCGATCTTGACGGGAAGTCTTTTTTTAAACGCTCGCCACGCGAAAATATCGATCTTTTTAGGAACAAGATTGTTCAAAAGTGTTTCTTGATTCGAAGTGAACTCGCCAAGTACTTGTTCGTCAATAATCGAGGACAACTTTTTAACAGTCAAAACACCACTCGAAGCAAGTAACCATTCCCACGAATCACCCCCCGTATTGTTGCTGAATGAGAAACCCGAGAGCATAGAGCATAAACTGCTCAGCTCGCTGTTAGTTCTGCATGTAACTTCACGGGACCAATACCAAATAAACGTATTCACGCCACCTGTAACTGAGATACGGTCCTTTATAGAGGCGTCTTTGACAGCTTCTAACATGTACAACCTTggatagagattacataatttatcTGAACCGACCCAATGCTCGTGCCAAAATGAAACTGAACCGTCGTCTCCAATTGATTTCACGAAGGATCTTTTAAAGGGAACTCTATAGTCTTCAACGAGTGTACTTGAAATAATTTTTTGCCAAACGCTTGTTACTCTCTAACAACAAACCGCCACATTACCATATGTACTACGAATTACCTTTACTCAAAGAGCgttagtttcggttttaaacctccaccaccacttttcGAGTAAAGCTACATTTTTACTTCTTAGTGACCTGATGTTTAACCCCCCATTCCCGAAAGTGTTAATTACATTTTCTCATTTAACCCATGAGATTTTTGAACCCGAACCCCCCAAAAGAAGGATCTTCTCACACTCTCTAATTTTTTAATCACACGCGGTGTAGCGCCAAAGAGCGAAAAATAGTACAGCGGAAAACTAGATAGGACCAATTTAAGAAGAACTAATCGTCCACCAAAAGACAACGATCTCATTTTCCAACCCGAAAGCCGTTTGTTGAATTTCTCTATAACCGGATCCCAATCTTTCAACTTGTTCATCTTTAGCCCAATAGGTAGCCCGAGATATGTGAAAGGTAGTTTACTAACCCGACATCCCATATGATTTGCAATAATGTCAAGTTCTGAGTCAACAACACCAATACCAAACGTACAACTTTTCTGAAAATTGACTTTTAGACCCGATGCAAGTTCGAAGCACTTTATAAGGTTCAGTAAATTTAGGGCATTCGAGCGACTCCGTTCACCGAAGAATATGGTGTCGTTCGAATATAGAAGACGCGAAACCAACACTTTGTCATTACCAACCTCGATTCCTTTAAACAAACTCTTTTCTAAAGCTACCTTTGTGAGAATATTTAATCCCTCGGCCGCGAGAATAAAAAGAAAAGGAGATAACGGGTCACCTTGCCTTACACCTCTACCTAGATTGAACTCATTTGTAAGCGAACCATTGACCAATATTGAGATAGAGGCTGATTTGAGACAAGAAGCAATCCACATCCGCCATTTAATACCGAACCCCATAGATTTCGTAACTTCCAAAAAAAAACACCAATTAAGGCTATCGAATGCCTTTTCGAAATCAACTTTGAATATAAGACCACTTTTGCGAGATGACATGAGAAAATGAATAGTTTCATTAGCAACCAATGCCCCATCTAATATGAACCTACCTTTAAGAAACGCGCTTTGTTTTATCGAATACCCTTCTCTATTTATGCATTGTCGTTTAGCCAACTCAACCGAATGAGCACTTATAGGAAGTCAATTGAGCTTTGGATATCTCTCAAACGAATTTTAcgttatattgcatgttagaaaaGGAGTTGTAATTTGATAATTTTTTATTGTTTATTGAATCGTGAAATATTGTCATAATTAGGTATTTCGACCCTTATACAAGCTTTGGGTTGTACGAAATCTCAATTGAGATAAGACAATGATCAATTTAATTGTAGACAAAAACAAAAATCAAATCAGAGTATTAATGATAGTGTGAAATGTTTCTTGTCACATAACTGTAGGTAAAGTACAAAGATCCATCATTTTAAGAGTTAAATGTCACTTTTCATAGTATTAAATGTCACTTTCGTGGAAAATGATAAGAGCTTTAGGAGTCGACGTATGTTTCCACCGTTAAACGATTTAACGCCGGAGACGTCGACTTGCCGCCACTCCGTCCAGGCGTTAAACGATCGTCGCCAACCACCGTCGTCGGCCACCGTTACCCATATAAcgctgtttattttttttttctttcttcttcatttattttaataataatattaaaataatgaatttAACACTGAAATTTAACACCGAACGATTTCCCCTATTTTGATCTCAGTGTTAACCCCATTGTTAAATTTAACATTGAGATTTAACACCGAACGACTCATAGTGCTCTAAGTAGTAAAATTGATTCTCTAGTTTTGGTGTTTTGAAAGTAGACACGtatattatattatgataatttaaaataaaatcatAGATAATTATTTTGGGATGAAAGAAGTAGAAGTGAACATCATTATCATTTCTGTTGTTTTATCGAACACAATCGATAAATATTACCACAAATTGTAGCTCGCTCTAATTAACATTTACAACTTACATCTCATTTGGCCAAACATACTCTAATTACTCAATCAACTTTTATTGATTTTATTTAACAAGACTATTAATAAAATTTGTCCATTTTCTTAAATCAAGCCACCATAAATAATCACGTGCAATACTTACATTATCATAGTTGGTCTCCAACGTTTGTACCAAAAATTAAGGTGGGACCTAAACTTTAAATCAATCATGGATAATCCCAAGTTTTTAACAATGTACACGTTTGGCCCCAAATATAACAGCCCGTTAGTTTTGTGCAGTTTGGTCCTTCATGTGCACCAAGCATGAGGGGTATTAATGTCTTTTCATTTTTAGTAGTCAGTCCAACGAGATACCCTACAGTTAGTTCGCCCTAGTTGATCATATTCGACGTTAGTTTTAATTACGATCAAACTGGACACTGTTACATTGCTATCACCCTAAAACGATTACAATCTTCAAATCTTTTGAACAATCAattagtaacatcaccatcagcccgtagtatgatattgtccgctttggacacaagccgatcaccgacgggctacccgcgcacgagtacaaccccggatcgcacttctacctcacggatttgcttctcgggtaaacaccctcaaaacgcgtcataccagaagaggtatccacaaccagaagaggtatccacacccttataaggagtgctttgttttcctctcccaccgatgtgggacgagtctgttacaactctcccccccttcgggacactgcgtccccgcagtgcacatcgatgcgggccccagctctgataccataagtaacatcaccatcagcccgtagtatgacgggctacccgcgcacgagtacaaccccggatcgcacttctacctcacggatttgcttctcgggtaaacaccctcaaaacgcgtcataccagaagaggtatccacacccttataaggagtgctttgttttcctctcccaccgatgtgggacgagtctgttacacaaTTAATGGCATCATCATACAACTTAAGAACTGAAGGAGAAGAGATCGACGACTACACATTGAATTGTATGTtctgacctttttttttttttttttttttggtattttgTTTTCGTAATGAATAaattgtaagtttttttttttttttttttttttggtttccgAATCAGTTGATGTTAGTATGGTAAGTTCTATATATGTTGTTTCATTGAAGTAATGGTAATTTAGTAATTTGGGTTTGTAAGTTCTGTTAGTTTTATTTGTATTGAAATAATGTAAAATTGagttttattagtattattgattaaGAAATTGTGTTATATTCATTGAAGTAATGGCACTTGATTATAGTGTTGAAGCACCTGAATTATGGGTTCATCCAAATGAAGTCAAAGTGTACCAAATGCAGTCATTTTGTAATTGGTCAACAGTTTGCTCAAAATGTAATTTGGTACAAAACAACGAATGCCATATAAAATTGCAGTGCAATGCCGAACATGACCTGCAATATAAAAATGGACCGAAGTTTGTCACATTATCCTGTAATATAACCCGCATACTGCAGTTTGGATAGCATTAACACAACACAACAGAACATAACTAATCAAATGCAGTTTATACTAATTTTAGATGTGTACATTCAGACTAACAGGCTGTTATATttgggactaaacttgtacattgttAAAAACTTGGGACCAACCAtgaccgatttagagtttaggtcctaccttgattttttttttatttttttttacaaacgtTGAGGACCAACCATATATGATATTTtttctattaattattaattaaagaaTAAATCAACCGGTAATTTCTTTTTACATAAGGAGGTATTTAAATGAATCTATACAACTGTAATCGGTATTTGAAATTTACAAATTCTGAAACATAAAACGATTGATGATTGCAGCTTATGCTTATATTTCGAAGTTTGGTCAAGGAGAAAATGGGCTTTTATCGGAAGGAAAACAGAGAATGTTTTACAAACAATATGCTTTTTGCAAGTATAGCATACTGGCTACGTACTCTGCATGCCTGCTGAAAAGTCCTTGTTACACATTCAAAATAGTACACAGTAATTAAAATGGGTCCCCATCATTCCAAATTTTAATTAAGATAAAAATTTatatctttctatatatatatgaaaaacatTTTTTTAGAAAAGTCCTAGTTATTAGGTTGAATATCCTTTATTGTTTTGTTAGATGTTATATTTATTGTGTGAGATTATATTGTTACCGAAGAGTTTCGTGAGTTCTTTATCTTTTAATTGTGGTCCTTTATTGGTTTGGTTTATTATTAGTTAGGAATAGGAATTTGGATAAATAGTAGTGCATCATCGGTACACGTGTCTTTCATGACGGTTGGATCACGTGTCGTCTTATTTTGAACGTTTATATATGTGTTTGTTTGACTAATACTTCATCCGGATCggaccgcgcgatgcggcggggtctTTCTGGCTGTGTATTCACATTTAACATAACGTTATATACTTACAGAACTAAAAACGCGGTGACGAGGGTGTGGTTGGATTCACGTGGTTAGTACCTAGTGCACCTAATGGCCTGCACGTTTTTAGAAACCAAGAAAATCGCGTAAAAAAGGAAGACGGAACCAAGCGTGTGATGTAGTTAGTTTGGCTCGTTTATTGTGCGTCTGTGTATATGTATGGAAAATAGCCCTAAATATTAAGTGTTTTCTAAAAAACGTCTGTTTCGCGAGTACTTAGTTTTGTTGTGTTCGTAATTTTTTTTGAGTTAAACGGTGATGTCGGAAGAATTAAACTCGATGCAAGCGGGAAGATACGTCCCGTTATAAATGTGAGTGGAGTTTTTTAAAAAGGATACTAGTTTTGCAAATTTAGCCCCTGCAAATTTGGCATGTTTAACATTGTTGGGTGGTTGTATTGCAATTTTTTTGTATTGTCGTTTTATTCCTGATGGGACGACCAACTTTTACACGTCAATTAGTATATGTATCCCAACTTTTACACGTCAATTAGTATAtgtatgaatgaatgaatgaatgaatgaataacCAGTTGTTAACAGGAccgtctcaacaatttaaaggcCCTAAACGAAAATAAAAATGAGCCCATATATACGTTAAAATTTTTACTacgcataaaaaaataatactccaatttatctatttattaacgtacattgtatttaactattaaaaacaaGATATTTTAACtttaaataacaatttttaatttcaTTTTAAATAAATTATTGAGAAAAATAttacatattcaaaattttgaACCCTTCTAAATTTTTGGGCTCTAGGCGGTTTTCTATCTTGCTTATGCTCAAAGACATATCTGATTGTTAAGAagaataaacttatttgattatttcttttacAAGTTATTATTACTAACTCTTGTTTGAAAAATAAATTTTTAAGAGGTTACCAAAAAATACACTAATtattatagatataatatatactcAATATATAGTAGTTTATATAAATAAGGTAGAAAATTAAGAACTTAGAAATTATATAATTATCTTAAATATGACTGCTATatacatctttttttttttttttttttttttaaattacataTTTTAAACTCGAGTTTGTAAACTAAACGCTTATAAAGTATACTAATTTTCAACTTTAAACTTGAAATATAAGCTTCAGCTACCGACTCCAGCTATATAAGTTTTTAGCTCCGATTACAATTCCCGACTAATTTCTCAACCTATACCATACAGTTAAACACACTTAATGGCGTATCTTGAGCATG is from Rutidosis leptorrhynchoides isolate AG116_Rl617_1_P2 chromosome 10, CSIRO_AGI_Rlap_v1, whole genome shotgun sequence and encodes:
- the LOC139871237 gene encoding uncharacterized protein, whose amino-acid sequence is MLEAVKDASIKDRISVTGGVNTFIWYWSREVTCRTNSELSSLCSMLSGFSFSNNTGGDSWEWLLASSGVLTVKKLSSIIDEQVLGEFTSNQETLLNNLVPKKIDIFAWRAFKKRLPVKIELGKRGIDLNDVLCPICNDVVESVDHSLILCKHVFDIWERVYKWWNLGNFSSTTIADISNNTGPNHASHSCFGKKLWQAVCWNCFYLIWKNRNKMVFQGKSWNTHLTLNEIQAKTFEWITSRSIGRKFDWLVWISNPSLYLSMS